Part of the Misgurnus anguillicaudatus chromosome 25, ASM2758022v2, whole genome shotgun sequence genome, aacgacaagacacagagagcttactgagactgaacttgacaaagtagagcatgacagctacgaagccaaaatacagaatgggcattaaaacttctcaaagactggctaaaagagaaaaaatggagacagacaagtatgaagcagaggatcttaataaggtattacgatcattttatgcatctgtgcaaagttttgcGGAAGGataaaatttttaatttaaaacaaatatgccaataaaatgtttcaacttcatattcatgtccgttTCTTTTCTAatgtgacaagtagccgtgtaataagcgggataatgtagaggcagcctgtagttatcgggtaaataagccccttcagtatGATACAAGGActgatcacactgtcagggcttatttcccaataactaccggctgcctctacattatcccttacataacaaACCTGcagcgactggccaatcagaatcaagcattccaatgaGCCGTGTAATATGCATGAATAGAAAATGAAACGATCAAAAAATTATGCGATTatgattaattttaattaaataaaaattaatgtaACTTAACTGCACATGTGAATATAATTTTACCATCAAaatagcctgggtttccccatgctgccggagcgcaaatttattcacggtgcaagtctagcatggaaaccatggaACAATTTGTCGCCTGAAATAGGGAatcaatcacagaacggggagggggcagcaagacgatgacgttgtctatgcgacacaccgaagcagtttgttatccaacacggcagcagacgcaaagttactttttcagtgcagccttagatagtgttctaagtagttttgaacacaagtttatttaaaaaaaagagcaacttttggcattaaacaatttcatatccaagaaggatgattggatatggcaagacatgatagccacagagttttataggaccaacctgctaggcatcgtcgtcacaaagtccatttaacttataaatggtaagtggtatttattaatatcattgtAGCCTACCTACTgcgttgtcacagtgccaccaagttgtgttacttttcaatatcaatatacagctatcggtttagttgcatagctttcactTGTGTGCACTGTGCACACGTACCCGATGAATGTTGTTGACACTTGAATTTATGTTGCTGTaaatacgtcatctggtataattgaaacgattggctatgagctacgtacagacgcatttgatagacattcgtagcgcccaataaacggctctgggcattcgcctcaaatacgagaaaattagcatatggttcccagaccacgtctcattctctatgagactgaactggtgttagccaggctactCCTTTCATTTTTGATCCTGTCTTTCCCACTTTGATTTAAACAGACATTCATTCACATTTGATAAAATTTCCTGTAACCGTGTTAATTTCTGATTCTTCTAACCTGGCAAAGTCATTCTTCAGCACCCTCATGAGGATGATGATGACGAAGCCCAGCAGGAGCACCACCAGCACCAGTGAGTTGATGATGGACAGCCAGTGAATCTCCAGAGTCTTGGGAAAAAACGAATAGTCTCTGAGACGCTCTGCCCTGCGTGAGTGGGGCAATGTGCTCTCAAACCAGCGTACGCTGTAGGTGTGGGTGATCGATAGAGTGCCACCAGCGCCGTGACCGGCTCCTCCAACACCTTCTTCTAATGGCACGGGCTTCACATCTTTCACAGACACATTGGCAAAGATCACAGTGTCACCATTGTACTCGATGTTGAAGTCCAAGTGTGTCCATAACCCCACCTGATGTAAAAACATGGTGAATTTAAAGAATGCTTAGGCTACATCGaaatatatgaatatatgaaaagctcagatgcaaaacctttCTTGTaagttagcatttttttttagcaggctcttatgtttaggttcagtaatttcactttaatagcAATTAAAAGGTTATTTGTCACTGTCAGTAATTAAATGGCTTGTTTTCACAAATGATActtcataaaaaaatgtaacaaatttgGTGGCAAAACCATCCAGGTACATGCAAATATCTCCATTTATAAAAAACTCTCCAGTCACTCtcactgtcctttctgaataaaggtaaaaggctCAAAAATTCAGTCAAtagcctaatgctgcgtttagcGTATCAGGCGTAAAAATCGCGTCTACAgcacctagtttgccgcttgaacagtttgaatgcattcgcgcgtgtagagcgaagtagacgcgcgtcagaggcaaaatctgcttcttgtgggaggggcaagtgctatgcggttgtctgtttgcaagatgactgatgttgattgtgcatttatcgagagagttaacggtttgtatttggtaaccttactatagggggaaaataaatggcgcgggtcgataaacgtcacatgactcaaaagtgaaatgtgtattacaacttaccaggttgcctggtaactcgggcgtcagccgcaaattcgcgtttGCCGCggaagacgcgattccgcctcattcaggCGTCTAGTTCGTGCGAATGCCGCAAATTGAGCGCCTCGCACGGTACGCGCAAACTAGACGCATgaatgaggtggaatcgcgTCTTCCGCGCCGCGCCAAACGCCTTATTTGCACaccgagacctccagacacacGTCAAcatgtctttacattgacttaacattgaaatcactcgcacttcacgcctctaccggcaggtgtaaacgcagcataatatACTTGGTAAACCTTCTTTAACGGGGTAAAAAACTCTTGTTATTCCtcgcacttagaggactttcgaaaaaatgatatgccatttaatggattctgccaacaaagcagtGATTTTTATGtcctgaggccaggattaagcagacttgaagcgaaagtatttggtGAACACATAAaacgtgccgagagcatttggttaatatcattattatctcatttttgatggacATGAcgtttaggttttttttttttgcatctgagctcctcatattcAGACACAGTTGACTGTATTAATATATCTGGCTATCTAACGCATTTAAAACCATAACACGTATTGTTCAAGTGTCAAATACTTCTTGGGGCCAATGATGAAGAAGCAGCAAGAAAAAGAGCAcgaatctgtgtgtgtgcgtgtaataGAATACTATATAAAGACCTTGTGACTGTGAGGCAGGAATCCACTCTCTTCCATGTATCCCACGAAACCCCAAATGGGAATGTCATCTAGGACAAACTCAAAGTAAAACAGCTCCTCCACTGCCTCTCGCAACTGCTCCACCTGTAATTTCAAATATGTATAAATTGTAAAACGCTAGAAATTCCTTAATATTGCACATTGTTGCTTTCAAAAGCCCTGCTTTAGATGACCAACCATCCTGCAGAGTATTATGTCAAACCTGCTTTACACACCCACTATTTTTCTTATAAACTTGAAAACCTTGACTAGCTGGTTCAGGCATGTTTGATTTGAGTTGGAGTCAACTTTGCGCATCTAAAGCAGTGCTCGACCAGTCGACTCAAAGGTtttgggtttgaatcccagggacacacatactgtatacctTAAATGCACTAGAAGTCGTTTTTGGCATAAATGTAAACCTTTTGTAAACATGGATGAATGTGAATAAATTACCTCTTTTTCAGAAAGATTGAGTTCACACAGCATCTGTCTGTCAGAGTTTTCCATAAAGCGGATGTTGTAAAGAGACTCAGCCATACGGTCTCCATCTAAAACCTCTCCCAAACTTAAAGACTTATGGCGAATCTGCAAACATAATTAattaacatatatatacactaaCAGGTTTGCATTACAATGATGCAACTGTGAACCTTAATAGCTGTAAACACACTACTACTATTATAGACATTAATTGAACAGATTGACAGTAAGTTTCAATGTATTATGCAGAATTATTatcttaaataattatttacagTCTTACAATCTTACAACATACACTCACCTCCTTAGGTCTACAGACCGGGAGTGTGTAATAGTGATAGGTTTCCTGTGGGTTGTGATATGGACCAACTTTGTTAACATATAGGATCACCGGATCTCCTTGCTTGTAACTAACAGCCCAGCCAAAATGAGGCAACAGGCACAGAACCAAAACACAGAGCCTCATGAGGCGACCAGCGATGAGCGGGCCCAAACATTCCTGTCTTCCTGTCATGACAACACCTGCCAGTGACAATATAAAGACAGTAAATTAGTaacaatgcaaacaaaaactttGACAGTTACAATATTTGCATTAAGATTATAAATGACACATGGGCAGCATGCAATACTATAAACATGGGTAGTATGCAATAATCTATTTGAAAAACCCTTGTGGTGTTTTGTAATTTCCTTAGTCACATCATGAGAGCTTTTAAAATGAGGAtacaattgtatttttttattacttcTAAAAATAGCAATGAAGTTAAATTATAAAGTGATAGTAGCTATTACCCACTTTCtctaatgcattaaaataaattttaactGAATATTTAAACGTTGTCAAATACACTAATAATAGGGTTTACAATAGAAACATGtcattacataaataaattaaattatgatTTTAGTATATAAAGAGTAAGACAATAGTTCAAAGGTTTATTTCGAAACATTAATAAAGCCAAATAAGATCTTTTGAGGTCTTTAGTTAAATTCATATCAGTTTTGGCAGGTTAAATAAACGGAAGTAGCTAACGTTATCTATCTGACATCTGCCTGAATCATAAAAACACTATAAACAAATCAATTAGTCTCTATTCTTCAGTTTTAAAAGCATTATTAATACATTTGCTTTTGCTTATATGCCCCAATCACTTCCGCATCAGAGAAATTGACAACACCTGTTTCAGATGCTTTGCTTTCTTTTCAAAATCTCGTCAACACACGCGTACGTGTAATGTCATCTCTAAACATTGGTGTGAAGGATGCGCAACGTGAATAACGATATCCGATCGTTATTTTAACGAATAAACGGTTAAAAGGTCGAGAACAGCAGCACTACAGGCGAATCCACGTCAcctaacaaataaaaatactcTCATTCGGACTTTTCCGGTATGGGCGGGGCTACCACATAACACCTGGGTCTGGTTTAACATGCTCTTTAATGTATCTATAAATCGTATATTTAACTTTGGGATCGATCAAAGAAAGCGTTTAGTATCCATTTAAAGTCCTAATAAACGTCAGCGGCAACACCGCTGTTCTGTATTCGCTTTCAGCGATTTGCCTCTTTCCAGTCCTAACTAATCGCATCCAATCGATAGAGACGCTTTATCCATTTATTCCTCTTGAAGACCACACCAAACAATTTCGAGGAATCGATTTGATCGCCTTTAAGGGGCGCCGTGCGGAGTTTGACTATTAATGCCTATATTTGGATTTTCGCGCGAAATAACTGCTTTCTTTCGCGCTTGCGTGTGGAAGTGAGTGGCCTCACTGTGAGAAACAAAAATACGCACATATTTTATTGGTAAGTTTTGTTTGCATCTTGTTTAACGGTTATTATCAGTCAAGCAGTTAATGTATGTGTTGATAAAccatttttataatatatatattttttaagccGTGTTTTACATAAGTTAACTGTTTCCTTTTTGTTTATTCATCATACTGTTGTACGGTCAGCCTTTAGTTGTCCGATATGGGTCTTAAACTACGACTCCttataattaattgttattatatgTCTCTGACAAAGATATGCACGTATTTAGGTGTTGTTTTATCGTTTTTAAGGTTCTCACAGTAGTATAATTCATCACTATGGGAATTCACGGGCTTGCAAAGCTGATTGCAGATCACGCGCCTTCAGCCATCAAGGAGCAAGACATCAAAAGCTTCTTTGGTGAGACAGATTTTTAAAGGATAAAGggtttaaaaagatttaatcaagtttttggtcaactttattttatattttgtttttggcAGTCAGAATGTGAGATTACCTTACtaatattttctgtttacaTATGCATAAAGGAAGGAAGATTGCCATTGATGCATCCATGTGCATCTATCAGTTTTTGATTGCGGTCAGACAGGATGGTAATGTTTTACAGAATGAAGACGGAGAGACCACTAGGTACAAAAAGCCATATGTTTTCTTCTTAACTAATAACTTAAGCTTATTAAGTGTTGTTTTGATTTACTTTGTAACAATGCCAATTTAATTTGCTTCGTCCCCAGCCACCTTATGGGCATGTTCTACAGAACCATCCGAATGTTAGAGAGTGGCATCAAGCCTGTGTATGTGTTTGATGGGAAACCTCCCCACCTGAAGTCAGGAGAGGTGCATCAGAGACTCTTATTAACTTGAAAACATTGAGGATCAATGAATTAAATGTAATACTATGCagtaaagtttatattttaagctattttctttattttccacAGCTGGAGAAGAGAGGAGAGAGAAGAGCAGAGGCTGAGAAACTTCTAGCTCAGGCACAAGAAGCAGGTACGTACTGAATTATATTAAACTGTATCACATATCCTATTGGTCGTCCTGTTCTCTAGCTCTTGACATCTGCTATTGGTTGACCTTTGGTAAGGATTTTTGTCCCACTTTTTCTTCTCACAGGTGAACAGGAGAACATTGACAAATTTAGCAAGCGTCTAGTGAAAGTCACCAAACAACACAATGATGAATGCAAGAGGCTGCTTACTCTAATGGGCGTGCCATACATTGAGGTAAAGAAAATACTTTAAGGTTGTTTGATACACATATTtgcattcattcattgagaGTTTAAAATTGGGTGTGTTTTATGTCAAGGCTCCATGTGAAGCTGAGGCAAGCTGTGCTGCTCTGGTGAAGACAGGGAAGGTATACGCCACAGCAACAGAAGATATGGACGGTCTGACATTTGGAACATCTGTCCTGTTGAGGCATCTAACAGCCAGTGAAGCAAAGTACGAATGGCTATTAAATCTCATACTAAGTATTTGATATGGAAATATTTACTGTATGTATGCAAGCAAGCAAGCAGATTTCAAATGTTAAActatagttgttgttttttttaaacttagaAAGCTCCCTATCCAAGAGTTTCACTTCAGTCGAATTCTGCAAGATATGGCTTTGACGCACCAACAGGTAAGACTATTAGCTTCCTTTTCATAACATAACAGTTCTCTTAATTTTAAAGTGAGAATATATCTAGATGTAAATGCCTACTAAATTGCTAATATATGTCTTTCTCAGTTCATTGACCTGTGTATCCTGCTGGGCTGCGATTACTGTGGTACTATTAAAGGAATTGGACCCAAGAGAGCCATCGACCTCATTAAACTGCACGGCTCTATTGAAGAGATTCTTGATAATATTGACCCAAATGTACGTATATTTACACTAAAGGCAGATTTTTATGATTTACAtgattaaaataatgtaattgtTTATTACATACTAGAGTTAtccacttttaccacaatattGTGTAGTTCTAATAGTGACCTCTAGGGGCTGTCTGTGTGTTGCTATGTAGGCTGCATTTAGGAACCACTTTCATGTTTTACTTTCTATGTTTTagggacagggtttagattaatccagggcTATGCCgtagttatattaggatatttaagtagtttttacaaacatgccttacatAATCCATTACTTgtatgcatcttgagacaaaacaatggcactaatatatgttaagatatgtcagggcaagatgtttttaaattaaggcagctcaaacatacattttagtctgagactagcataagccctgtccaggaagtGTTTTTCTTTAATCTTTGTCAGtgcatttaacttttttttttcatttctataTTTGTAACTGACAGtagttaatgtttattagtaaaactgcATGTCAATACGAAGGGCcagattttttgtatttatttaatatctttttATAAACGCTGTTTCTCTTTGAAATAAATTTTTGGTCTTTGTTTTTTTCTGCAGAAGCATCCAGCACCAGAGGACTGGCTGTATAAAGAGGCTCGGGGTCTCTTCTTGGAGCCTGAGGTCGTGGACTGCGCTACTGTCGACCTCAAGTGGAATGAACCCGACGAGGAGGGACTGATTCAGTTCATGTGTGCTGAGAAGCAGTTCAGGTATGACTGATTGAGGTTTCTTGCTTTTTAACTCTGTGATGTGTGTTACAAATTTTAAAGAGATCTCAGGCATATGTTTAAAGTTTTAAACTTGTGTGTTCACAGTGAAGACCGTATTCGTAACGGTTGCAAGAAGATCATGAAGAGCAGACAAGGAAGCACCCAGGGCAGACTCGACACATTCTTCTCTGTTACTGGATCAATCTCCTCCAAACGCAAGGTATGAGGATTTAatgcttgtgtgtttgtgttgataGGGCTTAGCTTGTGAAATGATGAACAATGATTCCCGAGTAATAGCTGGACATTAAATGTACACAGTGTTTCCCCTAGGTcagtgttcttcactcccaatcctggagagccggtgtccaaccttaatcaaacacacctacctgtgatcttctagtgatcatgaagacattgattagcttgctcaggtgtgtttgattaaggttggagctaaactctgcaggacaccggctctccagggctgggagtgaagaacactgcCCTAGGTTTACAGCTTTTGGTGGGTAGGGTAGGCGGACACTGACACAAACACTTAAAGAAATCATGGTGTTCATGTGTTTCTTTTAATGACAGCAAATACTCCCCTTTTCATTCTCTATGTAATATGACTCCAGATTAACATTTTAGGTGTGCAAGGAAAAAATGTATTCAGCCTGCCAATGCAGTTATTCACATTTTCACCCAAAATGACTgcattactgtaaatattttgtatttttgcacATGTTTTTGTGCACAgttgataaaaaatattttaatcaaagAATCATATAACCTCTTGGACTAATTCTACACATGGGATACCACAATTTACAAAAAAGGTACGACAGACAGTATCAGCAAAATATTAGATGTCTTCTAAATAAACCATATTTAAAAGACATTAGACAAAAAGTTATATCCTGTGTTATCCAATAAGCATGTTgttatgcgtgtgtgtgtgtgtgtacttttatcctttacacattttctgtctacacaaacatgtaaccaattACATCATCATCACAGTTAAACACATGGATCAGTAGTTTGAGTCATTTTTAACAAATCGTGCTTGTTTTGTGGGCCAAAACTGGATTTTCTGTGGGTCTGAACTCATCTGCTTTACATAAATAGAAATGGTAGTTCACTTCTACTTTTCTGTGTCTGAGGAAGTCTTTATCAGTACTGAAAATAGTGAGCAAAATCTCACTTTTCCCTTTCCAGGGTAGTAAAACACCAACATATAcgcaataaatgtatttaatttgtgtCTATATGGTTGCCTTAGAACAAAAAGTGTCAAATTGATCCGCGAACatcaaaatcattaaaaaatatatttttttattattatttgtgttaataaaaacacatcagtgtatcctaactttgcatgcatgttcatggcCCTAAATATAGTAGTATTTCATATACATTATAGATAATAATTTTAACATCTGTGTCTGTAAAAGTCATTTTCAGTACTCAAGAGTGAGGAGAAGCATTTTAAACCCATTTCAGgataataaaacacaaatatagCAACAAACACTGAAAACGTATATTTAATTTGGGTTTGTACAGttactttcaaacaaaaaatgtgggtcaaattgacccaTGAACCCAAAATATTTGCATACACTTTAAAACATATCAGCGTATCCCaactttgcatgcatgtctATGGCCCTAAGTAAGAAAGTTaaatttcaagaataaaatagcaggttaacagtttttttccgacagcttaaaaatcaaaatgggtCAAATTGACTCGTAACATAATACAAAGGTTAAATGTTGGTTGTCTCGCGAATATAATGGTAGGGGAAACACTAATACATTGTTGTTCAAAAAACTTCCATCACATCTAAATGCCATGAGAGTGATTCATTGTCTGGATAATTGTTTTTCTGTCTGGCAGATAAGTGCAAGGAAACATGCTGTGTATAATCttgtttaaattatgttaatttgCTTATTTAAATAGGAACCAGAAATAAAGGGCTCTGCCAAAAAGAAGCAGAAGACAAGTGCTACACCAGGAAAATTCAAGAAGGGCAAATGAAAGATTTCATCTAAGTGATGAGTACTGAACAATAGTGCCCCATTTACACAAGTTATTTCATGTTGACGaacaaaaaatataagcaaCATTCTCCGTGGAAATTTTAACAAACTACCGTCAAGTGTTTTAAGTGCTCTGTTTTTTGTGTTCTAAACTTTCTTAAATAAAGAAACTATTTAACAATACCTGactgtgttgtgtttgtttaatttgCATACATACTGCATTCTTGAACAAAACATTGTCAAtatgatttaaataaactatTGGAGAACTATACAGATCTTAATAGCAAGCTGTCTTAGCCACTGGGCTGAAAAGCATTGAGTTTGCAGGAAGTACAACAGAAAAGTTTATGTAGAATGGTCTCATTCTAATGCTTATTTACTGAAATCATGTTGGTGTATTTTAAAgtgatattttattatttagacgtatgaaaattattttacattctCCTTGTATGGTTGATGCTGTACATTTAGTTAATGTCATGTTTTACCTGTCTTACACACTGACACCCCCACATAATTTTCTTACTAATACTAAAGTGAAAAGCTGTCATCTGTTGTAACAGGAAATAATTTTAGACTTCTGCTTTGAGTGTCTGACTGTACTGCTGTAGGTAAGGTTTCTCCATTATATGGGTATTTTTTGTCCTTTTGgcacatttaaaacattgaATTAAGTTTTGATGTTTGTCTAATCAGAGCACTTGAGATGTCTCTCTTTATATTTGTGACTCTTCTGGTCATCACATCTGCATCATTACCTGCATCATTACCTGCATCCTCAGGTGAGTCCGTTTCAGTGCTGCCTAACAAACTAATGCTAtctggggcagtttcccagacatggTTTAGATTAAGACAGGGCTAGGCCTTAGTCacattaggacatttaagtaattTCCACAAGCAAACTATTCAAAAACATTACTAgacttgagacaaaacaatgacatttgatgtatgtttaaatatgtcagtgcaagctgtttttagTCAAGAGAGCGCATGCATCCATTTGAGTCTTGGACTGGCtgtaagccctgtctgggaaactgctcTTCAAGATAATTTTGTGTTG contains:
- the fen1 gene encoding flap endonuclease 1 isoform X2 is translated as MGIHGLAKLIADHAPSAIKEQDIKSFFGRKIAIDASMCIYQFLIAVRQDGNVLQNEDGETTSHLMGMFYRTIRMLESGIKPVYVFDGKPPHLKSGELEKRGERRAEAEKLLAQAQEAGEQENIDKFSKRLVKVTKQHNDECKRLLTLMGVPYIEAPCEAEASCAALVKTGKVYATATEDMDGLTFGTSVLLRHLTASEAKKLPIQEFHFSRILQDMALTHQQFIDLCILLGCDYCGTIKGIGPKRAIDLIKLHGSIEEILDNIDPNKHPAPEDWLYKEARGLFLEPEVVDCATVDLKWNEPDEEGLIQFMCAEKQFSEDRIRNGCKKIMKSRQGSTQGRLDTFFSVTGSISSKRKEPEIKGSAKKKQKTSATPGKFKKGK
- the fen1 gene encoding flap endonuclease 1 isoform X1, which codes for MGIHGLAKLIADHAPSAIKEQDIKSFFGRKIAIDASMCIYQFLIAVRQDGNVLQNEDGETTSHLMGMFYRTIRMLESGIKPVYVFDGKPPHLKSGELEKRGERRAEAEKLLAQAQEAGEQENIDKFSKRLVKVTKQHNDECKRLLTLMGVPYIEAPCEAEASCAALVKTGKVYATATEDMDGLTFGTSVLLRHLTASEAKKLPIQEFHFSRILQDMALTHQQFIDLCILLGCDYCGTIKGIGPKRAIDLIKLHGSIEEILDNIDPNKHPAPEDWLYKEARGLFLEPEVVDCATVDLKWNEPDEEGLIQFMCAEKQFSEDRIRNGCKKIMKSRQGSTQGRLDTFFSVTGSISSKRKEPEIKGSAKKKQKTSATPGKFKKGK